From Streptomyces sp. 6-11-2, one genomic window encodes:
- a CDS encoding MFS transporter yields the protein MTTASAISAGERAAERPAHRDGNVLRWLAAYTASMMGDNVYYLALSWAAIRAGSPAQAGVVMAVGALPRALLMLGGGVIADRLGPRRVVIGSDAVRCVAVLAVAALLWLASPGLWLLALLALVFGTVDAVFMPAVGALPARVTSRDQLARVQGMRGLAIRFASVVGAPLGGLGVALGGAAAAFGCAGLLIAVSLPLLLSVRIRDLPQDDTADAADRTPWRDLVAGLRYIRRHRVLGPLMLAIAFGDLGFVAPLNVGLALLADQRGWGASGMGWVLAGFGTGAGAASLLLAVRGRLPHAGHVAAYMILAGSVAIGALAFVPSVVAAASVAVLIGLLVGLSGALCGALLQTQTDPAYLGRVTAVGGLISLGFAPLSMPLSAAAIGAWGTGPVFVVSAAVCGLGGVVALAAPRLRRAELPH from the coding sequence TTGACCACCGCGTCTGCGATATCCGCCGGCGAACGTGCCGCCGAGCGCCCCGCCCACCGCGACGGCAACGTCCTGCGCTGGCTCGCCGCCTACACCGCCTCGATGATGGGCGACAACGTCTACTACCTCGCCCTGTCCTGGGCGGCCATCCGTGCCGGGTCGCCCGCGCAGGCCGGGGTGGTGATGGCGGTCGGCGCGCTGCCCAGGGCGCTGCTGATGCTGGGCGGGGGAGTGATCGCCGACCGGCTCGGGCCGCGGAGGGTGGTGATCGGCAGCGACGCCGTACGCTGCGTCGCCGTCCTGGCGGTGGCCGCCCTGCTGTGGCTCGCCAGCCCCGGCCTGTGGCTGCTGGCCCTGCTCGCCCTGGTCTTCGGCACCGTGGATGCCGTGTTCATGCCCGCGGTGGGCGCCCTGCCCGCGCGGGTGACGAGCCGGGACCAGCTCGCGCGCGTGCAGGGCATGCGGGGGCTGGCGATCCGGTTCGCGAGCGTCGTCGGCGCGCCGCTCGGCGGCCTCGGCGTCGCACTCGGCGGCGCCGCGGCGGCGTTCGGGTGCGCCGGACTGCTGATCGCCGTGTCCCTGCCACTGCTGCTCTCCGTACGGATCCGGGACCTGCCGCAGGACGACACCGCCGACGCCGCCGACAGGACCCCCTGGCGCGACCTGGTGGCGGGCCTGCGCTACATCCGCCGCCACCGTGTCCTCGGCCCGCTGATGCTGGCCATCGCCTTCGGCGACCTCGGCTTCGTCGCCCCGCTCAACGTGGGCCTGGCCCTGCTGGCCGACCAGCGCGGCTGGGGCGCCTCCGGGATGGGCTGGGTACTGGCGGGATTCGGCACCGGGGCGGGTGCGGCCTCCCTGCTGCTGGCGGTGCGCGGCCGGCTGCCGCACGCCGGACACGTGGCCGCGTACATGATCCTGGCCGGCTCCGTGGCCATCGGCGCCCTCGCCTTCGTCCCGAGCGTCGTCGCCGCCGCCTCGGTGGCCGTACTGATCGGCCTCCTCGTCGGACTCAGCGGCGCCCTGTGCGGCGCACTGCTGCAGACCCAGACCGATCCGGCCTACCTCGGGCGGGTCACCGCCGTGGGCGGCCTGATCAGCCTCGGCTTCGCCCCGCTCAGCATGCCGCTGTCGGCCGCCGCGATCGGGGCCTGGGGGACCGGCCCGGTGTTCGTCGTCAGCGCGGCGGTGTGCGGTCTGGGCGGGGTCGTGGCCCTGGCCGCCCCCCGCCTGCGCCGCGCCGAACTGCCCCACTGA
- the hisI gene encoding phosphoribosyl-AMP cyclohydrolase: MTSTPGTPTPSSLDQEIARRLKRSADGLLPAIAQQYDTGEVLMLGWMDDEALHRTLTTGRCTYWSRSRREYWVKGDTSGHVQHVKSVALDCDADTVLVKVDQVGAACHTGDRTCFDADVLLKDAGSGAPAEGQ, encoded by the coding sequence ATGACCAGCACGCCCGGTACGCCCACGCCCAGCAGCCTCGACCAGGAGATCGCGCGCCGCCTCAAGCGCAGCGCCGACGGGCTCCTGCCCGCCATCGCCCAGCAGTACGACACCGGCGAGGTACTGATGCTCGGCTGGATGGACGACGAGGCGCTGCACCGCACGCTGACCACCGGCCGCTGCACCTACTGGTCGCGCAGCCGCCGGGAGTACTGGGTCAAGGGCGACACCTCCGGGCACGTGCAGCACGTCAAGTCCGTCGCCCTGGACTGCGACGCCGACACCGTGCTGGTCAAGGTCGACCAGGTGGGCGCCGCCTGCCACACCGGCGACCGCACCTGCTTCGACGCCGACGTCCTGCTGAAGGACGCAGGTTCCGGCGCGCCGGCCGAAGGTCAGTAA
- the hisH gene encoding imidazole glycerol phosphate synthase subunit HisH, translated as MELSTGAKRVVVFDYGFGNVRSAERALARAGADVEITRDYDAAMNADGLLVPGVGAFAACMRGLKDVRGDWIIDRRLSGGRPVMGICVGMQVLFARGIEHGVEAEGLDEWPGTVEPLQADIVPHMGWNTVQAPAGSELFAGLDADARFYFVHSYAVHDWRLETHNPVLNAPKVTWATHGKPFVAAVENDALWATQFHPEKSGDAGAQLLTNWIGTL; from the coding sequence GTGGAATTGAGCACCGGCGCGAAAAGGGTGGTGGTCTTCGACTACGGCTTCGGCAACGTCCGCTCCGCCGAGCGGGCCCTCGCCCGCGCGGGAGCCGACGTCGAGATCACCCGCGACTACGACGCGGCGATGAACGCCGACGGTCTGCTGGTGCCGGGTGTGGGTGCGTTCGCCGCCTGCATGCGGGGCCTGAAGGACGTGCGCGGCGACTGGATCATCGACCGCCGGCTGTCCGGCGGGCGCCCGGTGATGGGCATCTGCGTCGGTATGCAGGTCCTCTTCGCGCGCGGCATCGAGCACGGGGTGGAGGCCGAGGGCCTGGACGAGTGGCCCGGCACGGTCGAGCCGCTCCAGGCGGACATCGTGCCCCACATGGGCTGGAACACCGTTCAGGCGCCGGCCGGCTCGGAGCTGTTCGCCGGCCTGGACGCGGACGCCCGCTTCTACTTCGTGCACTCCTACGCCGTCCACGACTGGCGGCTGGAAACCCACAACCCGGTGCTGAACGCCCCCAAGGTGACCTGGGCGACGCACGGCAAGCCCTTCGTGGCCGCCGTGGAGAACGACGCCCTGTGGGCCACCCAGTTCCACCCCGAGAAGTCCGGCGACGCCGGAGCGCAGCTGCTCACCAACTGGATCGGAACCCTGTAG
- a CDS encoding TIGR02234 family membrane protein gives MEYVTALPHPRSEAAAPARSGRRSLAVALLCGALGAAVALLATRQRWAEGTATVAGGAFPLTARGSEVTGVPAALAIVGLAALVAVFAVRRSGRVLVAVLLALSGAGTVAAALLGADDGGALDEKAAQVSGDTAATAAALSHTGWPYVAAVGGALLLLAGLLALRYGRLWPAMSGRYERSGAPRTRATRPVDPDRPEDLWKALDRGEDPTGSGPA, from the coding sequence GTGGAGTACGTGACTGCCCTACCTCACCCCCGTTCCGAAGCCGCCGCACCCGCCCGGTCCGGCCGCCGCAGCCTCGCCGTCGCCCTGCTGTGCGGCGCGCTCGGCGCGGCCGTGGCGCTGCTCGCCACCCGGCAGCGATGGGCGGAGGGCACCGCGACGGTGGCCGGCGGCGCCTTCCCGCTGACCGCCAGGGGCAGCGAGGTCACGGGCGTGCCCGCGGCGCTGGCCATAGTGGGCCTGGCCGCGCTCGTCGCCGTCTTCGCCGTCCGCCGCTCCGGCCGCGTCCTGGTCGCCGTGCTGCTCGCGCTCTCCGGCGCGGGCACGGTCGCCGCCGCCCTGCTCGGCGCCGACGACGGCGGCGCCCTCGACGAGAAGGCCGCCCAGGTCTCCGGCGACACCGCCGCGACCGCCGCCGCGCTCAGCCACACCGGCTGGCCCTACGTCGCGGCCGTCGGCGGGGCGCTGCTGCTCCTGGCCGGCCTGCTCGCTCTGCGCTACGGCCGCCTGTGGCCGGCCATGTCCGGCCGCTACGAACGCTCCGGCGCCCCCCGCACCCGCGCGACCCGCCCGGTCGACCCCGACCGCCCCGAGGACCTGTGGAAGGCCCTCGACCGGGGCGAGGACCCGACCGGCTCCGGACCCGCCTGA
- the hisB gene encoding imidazoleglycerol-phosphate dehydratase HisB produces MTREGRIGRVERTTKETSVLVEIDLDGTGRTDIATGVGFYDHMLDQLGRHGLFDLTVKTDGDLHIDSHHTIEDTALALGAAFKQALGDKVGIYRFGNCTVPLDESLAQVTVDLSGRPYLVHTEPENMAPMIGEYDTTMTRHILESFVAQAQIALHVHVPYGRNAHHIVECQFKALARALRYASERDPRAAGIIPSTKGAL; encoded by the coding sequence ATGACTCGCGAGGGACGCATCGGAAGGGTCGAGCGCACCACCAAGGAGACCTCGGTCCTGGTCGAGATCGACCTCGACGGCACCGGCAGGACCGACATCGCCACCGGCGTCGGCTTCTACGACCACATGCTCGACCAGCTCGGCCGGCACGGTCTGTTCGACCTGACCGTGAAGACGGACGGCGACCTGCACATCGACTCCCACCACACCATCGAGGACACCGCCCTCGCGCTGGGCGCCGCCTTCAAGCAGGCGCTCGGCGACAAGGTGGGCATCTACCGCTTCGGCAACTGCACGGTCCCGCTGGACGAGTCCCTCGCCCAGGTCACCGTCGACCTGTCCGGCCGCCCGTACCTCGTGCACACCGAGCCCGAGAACATGGCGCCGATGATCGGCGAGTACGACACCACGATGACCCGCCACATCCTGGAGTCCTTCGTCGCCCAGGCGCAGATCGCGCTGCACGTGCACGTGCCCTACGGGCGCAACGCGCACCACATCGTGGAGTGCCAGTTCAAGGCCCTGGCCCGGGCGCTGCGGTACGCGTCCGAGCGCGACCCGCGCGCGGCCGGCATCATCCCCTCCACGAAGGGCGCGCTGTGA
- a CDS encoding DUF2752 domain-containing protein — MRGVNPDSRRVTHGRTPIPRPRRTQVATAVSPHATAVLRRLAVPAGVLTAVVGAFAYVGAVDPNQPGHYPVCPLLRYAGLYCPGCGGLRSAHAFVHGDFVTALHDNALAAVGYPVFAVVWTLWVLRAVRGRPPRLVLGTAHLWSLGALLLVFTVVRNLPFGGWLHP, encoded by the coding sequence ATGCGAGGCGTGAATCCCGACAGCCGGAGGGTGACGCACGGCCGGACGCCCATACCCCGCCCGCGGCGCACCCAGGTCGCCACCGCCGTTTCCCCGCACGCCACGGCCGTGCTCAGGCGGCTCGCGGTCCCGGCCGGGGTCCTGACCGCCGTCGTCGGCGCCTTCGCCTACGTCGGGGCCGTGGACCCCAACCAGCCCGGCCACTACCCGGTCTGCCCCCTGCTGCGCTACGCCGGTCTCTACTGCCCCGGCTGCGGCGGGCTGCGCAGCGCCCACGCCTTCGTCCACGGCGACTTCGTGACGGCCCTGCACGACAACGCCCTGGCCGCCGTGGGCTATCCGGTCTTCGCCGTGGTGTGGACGCTGTGGGTCCTGCGCGCCGTGCGCGGGCGGCCGCCGCGCCTCGTACTCGGGACGGCGCACCTGTGGAGCCTCGGCGCCCTGCTGCTGGTGTTCACCGTTGTCCGGAACCTGCCGTTCGGTGGCTGGCTCCATCCTTGA
- the trpC gene encoding indole-3-glycerol phosphate synthase TrpC: MSVLDEIIDGVRADLSERQARVSLDELKERAAKAPAAKDGAAALRGDGVKVICEVKRSSPSKGALAAIADPAGLAADYEAGGASVISVLTEQRRFGGSLADLEAVRARVDIPVLRKDFIVTSYQLWEARAYGADLALLIVAALDQPALESLIERAVSIGLTPLVEVHDEEEVERAVDAGAKVIGVNARNLKTLEVDRDTFERVAPEIPDGLVKIAESGVRGPHDLIAYANAGADAVLVGESLVTGRDPKTAVADLVAAGAHPALRHGRS; this comes from the coding sequence GTGAGTGTGCTCGACGAGATCATCGACGGAGTCCGTGCCGACCTTTCGGAGCGGCAGGCGCGCGTCAGCCTCGACGAGCTCAAGGAGCGCGCGGCGAAGGCACCCGCGGCCAAGGACGGGGCCGCCGCGCTGCGCGGCGACGGCGTCAAGGTGATCTGCGAGGTCAAGCGCTCCAGCCCGTCCAAGGGCGCACTGGCCGCGATCGCCGACCCGGCCGGGCTCGCCGCGGACTACGAGGCGGGCGGCGCCTCCGTCATCTCGGTGCTGACCGAGCAGCGCCGCTTCGGCGGCTCGCTGGCCGACCTGGAGGCGGTCCGCGCGCGCGTGGACATCCCGGTCCTGCGCAAGGACTTCATCGTCACCTCGTACCAGCTGTGGGAGGCCCGGGCCTACGGCGCCGACCTCGCCCTGCTGATCGTCGCCGCCCTGGACCAGCCGGCCCTGGAGTCGCTGATCGAGCGCGCGGTGTCCATCGGACTCACCCCGCTCGTCGAGGTCCACGACGAGGAGGAGGTCGAGCGCGCGGTGGACGCGGGCGCCAAGGTGATCGGCGTCAACGCGCGCAACCTGAAGACGCTCGAGGTCGACCGCGACACCTTCGAGCGGGTGGCCCCGGAGATCCCGGACGGTCTCGTCAAGATCGCCGAGTCCGGCGTGCGCGGCCCGCACGACCTCATCGCCTACGCCAACGCCGGCGCCGACGCGGTCCTGGTCGGCGAGTCCCTCGTCACCGGCCGCGACCCGAAGACGGCGGTCGCCGACCTGGTGGCGGCCGGGGCGCACCCGGCGCTGCGGCACGGGCGGAGCTGA
- a CDS encoding anthranilate synthase component I → MDLETFRKLATDRRVIPVTRKLLADGDTPVGLYRKLAAERPGTFLLESAENGSTAYTWSRYSFVGVRSDATLTERGGQAHWLGAPPVGVPAEGDPLAALRTTVETLHTPRDLAHDLGLPPFTGGMVGYLGYDIVRRLEKIGPGERDDLRLPELTMLLTSDLAVLDHWDGTVLLIANAINHNDLDTGVDEAYADAVARLDAMEADLSRPVVQPPAALPPSELPEYTALWGGEDFQAAVEDVKERIRAGEAFQVVPSQRFETPCTASALDVYRVLRATNPSPYMYLFRFPCGDGDAFDVVGSSPEALVKVEDGRAMVHPIAGTRPRGATPQQDQALAEELLADPKERAEHLMLVDLGRNDLGRVCEPGSVEVVDFMSVERYSHVMHIVSTVTGRVAAGRTAFDVLTACFPAGTLSGAPKPRAMQIIDELEPSRRGLYGGCVGYLDFAGDSDTAIAIRTALLRDGTAYVQAGAGIVADSDPVAEDTECRNKAAAVLRAVHTANRLGR, encoded by the coding sequence ATGGATCTCGAGACGTTCCGCAAGCTCGCCACCGACCGCCGCGTCATCCCGGTCACCCGCAAGCTCCTCGCCGACGGCGACACCCCGGTCGGGCTCTACCGCAAGCTCGCCGCCGAGCGCCCCGGCACCTTCCTGCTGGAGTCCGCGGAGAACGGCAGTACGGCGTACACCTGGTCCCGGTACTCCTTCGTGGGCGTCCGCAGCGACGCCACCCTCACCGAGCGCGGCGGCCAGGCCCACTGGCTCGGCGCCCCGCCCGTCGGCGTCCCCGCCGAGGGCGACCCGCTCGCGGCCCTGCGCACCACCGTCGAGACCCTGCACACCCCCCGCGACCTGGCCCACGACCTGGGCCTGCCGCCCTTCACCGGAGGCATGGTCGGTTACCTCGGCTACGACATCGTGCGCCGCCTGGAGAAGATCGGCCCCGGCGAGCGCGACGACCTGCGGCTGCCCGAGCTGACCATGCTGCTCACCTCCGATCTCGCGGTCCTCGACCACTGGGACGGCACGGTCCTGCTGATCGCCAACGCGATCAACCACAACGACCTGGACACCGGCGTCGACGAGGCGTACGCCGACGCCGTGGCACGCCTGGACGCCATGGAGGCGGACCTGTCCCGCCCGGTCGTCCAGCCGCCCGCCGCGCTGCCGCCCTCCGAACTGCCCGAGTACACCGCGCTGTGGGGCGGCGAGGACTTCCAGGCGGCCGTGGAGGACGTCAAGGAGCGCATCCGCGCGGGCGAGGCCTTCCAGGTCGTCCCCTCCCAGCGCTTCGAAACGCCGTGCACGGCGAGCGCACTGGACGTCTACCGGGTGCTCAGGGCCACCAACCCCTCGCCGTACATGTACCTGTTCCGGTTCCCCTGCGGGGATGGAGACGCCTTCGACGTCGTCGGGTCCAGCCCGGAAGCCCTGGTGAAGGTCGAGGACGGGCGGGCCATGGTCCACCCCATCGCCGGCACCCGGCCGCGCGGCGCCACCCCGCAGCAGGACCAGGCCCTCGCCGAGGAACTGCTCGCCGACCCCAAGGAACGCGCCGAGCACCTGATGCTCGTCGACCTCGGGCGCAACGACCTGGGCCGGGTCTGCGAGCCGGGCTCCGTCGAGGTCGTCGACTTCATGTCCGTCGAGCGGTACTCGCACGTCATGCACATCGTCTCCACCGTGACCGGACGGGTCGCGGCGGGCCGCACCGCCTTCGACGTGCTGACCGCCTGCTTCCCGGCCGGCACCCTCTCGGGCGCGCCGAAGCCGCGGGCCATGCAGATCATCGACGAACTCGAGCCGTCCCGGCGGGGGTTGTACGGCGGCTGCGTGGGCTACCTGGACTTCGCCGGCGACTCCGACACCGCCATCGCCATCCGCACCGCACTGCTGCGCGACGGCACCGCCTACGTCCAGGCGGGCGCCGGCATCGTCGCCGACTCCGACCCGGTGGCCGAGGACACCGAGTGCCGCAACAAGGCGGCGGCCGTGCTGCGGGCGGTGCACACCGCGAACCGGCTGGGACGGTAG
- a CDS encoding transcriptional regulator: MPREENRKVTDLGTLKALAHPLRMKLYRLLFVAEAATASHLAEQVDEAVSLVSYHLRKLAEHGLIEAAEPRSGDARERWWQPASDGVSIRDEDFRDAPEKVTAHLAASRLFLEQRVEMYRTYLDERLHWGREWNDAAFDSESLLRLTAAELAELKKDVHDLLTKYDEQGRAREAAGDTEGREHVALHTYAFPFRV; the protein is encoded by the coding sequence ATGCCACGCGAGGAGAACCGGAAAGTCACTGATCTGGGCACGCTCAAGGCGCTCGCCCATCCGTTGCGCATGAAGCTCTACCGGCTGCTGTTCGTGGCCGAGGCGGCGACCGCCTCACACCTGGCCGAGCAGGTGGACGAAGCCGTGTCCCTGGTCAGCTACCACCTGCGCAAGCTCGCCGAGCACGGTCTGATCGAGGCGGCCGAGCCGCGCAGCGGGGACGCGCGGGAACGCTGGTGGCAGCCGGCCTCGGACGGCGTCTCCATCCGTGACGAGGACTTCCGGGACGCGCCGGAGAAGGTGACGGCGCACCTCGCGGCCTCCCGGCTCTTCCTGGAGCAGCGCGTCGAGATGTACCGCACCTACCTCGACGAGCGCCTCCACTGGGGGCGGGAGTGGAACGACGCCGCGTTCGACTCGGAGTCGCTGCTGCGGCTGACGGCCGCCGAACTGGCCGAGCTCAAGAAGGACGTGCACGACCTGCTGACGAAGTACGACGAGCAGGGCCGGGCCCGCGAGGCGGCCGGCGACACCGAAGGGCGCGAACACGTCGCGCTGCACACGTACGCCTTCCCGTTCCGCGTCTGA
- a CDS encoding HGxxPAAW family protein: MAGSSHGHTPAAWTGVIIAFIGFCVAGAFMVMAQPVGFWAGMGIVLAGGVVGGIMRMMGLGQKNEHPVHQVGPREPARAES; this comes from the coding sequence ATGGCGGGCAGCAGCCACGGTCACACCCCGGCCGCCTGGACCGGTGTCATCATCGCCTTCATCGGTTTCTGCGTCGCGGGCGCCTTCATGGTGATGGCCCAGCCGGTCGGCTTCTGGGCCGGCATGGGGATCGTGCTGGCCGGCGGCGTCGTCGGCGGCATCATGCGCATGATGGGCCTCGGCCAGAAGAACGAGCACCCGGTGCACCAGGTCGGCCCGCGCGAGCCGGCCCGCGCCGAGAGCTGA
- a CDS encoding RidA family protein translates to MTSEAVRRVQSGSPWEETFGYAGAVAAGDRVLVAGMTAFKGLVLYGEGDPYEQAKVALTSALEALAEFGLGPGAVVRTRMYLTHLRDVDEVGRAHKELFDLVRPVSTLLVVEGFVDPRILVEIELEAYRGAVDS, encoded by the coding sequence ATGACGTCGGAAGCCGTACGGCGCGTGCAGAGCGGAAGTCCTTGGGAAGAGACATTCGGTTACGCGGGCGCCGTAGCGGCGGGCGACCGGGTCCTGGTGGCCGGCATGACGGCCTTCAAGGGCCTTGTGCTGTACGGGGAGGGCGATCCGTACGAGCAGGCGAAGGTCGCGCTCACCAGCGCGCTGGAAGCGCTCGCCGAGTTCGGGCTGGGCCCCGGGGCGGTGGTCCGGACCCGGATGTACCTGACGCATCTGCGGGACGTGGACGAGGTGGGCAGGGCCCACAAGGAACTGTTCGACCTGGTGCGTCCGGTCTCGACCCTGCTGGTGGTCGAGGGCTTCGTGGATCCGCGCATCCTGGTCGAGATCGAGCTAGAGGCATACAGAGGAGCCGTGGATTCATGA
- a CDS encoding TIGR03085 family metal-binding protein: MSTFAKRERLLLADLLETAGPEAPTLCEGWLTRDLAAHVVVRERRPDAAGGVLIKPLAPRLQKVMEEYAAKPYEELIQLIRTGPPRFSPFQLKQIDEAANTVEFYVHTEDVRRAQPDWTPRELDPVFQETLWSRLERTARLLGRGIPTGLVLRRPDGRTAVAHRGTPVVTVTGEPSELLLFAFGRQGTARVETVGDQDAITKLSETKQLGL; encoded by the coding sequence ATGTCGACCTTTGCCAAGCGTGAACGGCTCCTTCTCGCCGATCTCTTGGAGACCGCCGGCCCTGAGGCGCCCACCCTCTGCGAGGGGTGGCTCACCCGGGATCTGGCGGCGCACGTGGTGGTGCGCGAGCGGCGTCCCGACGCGGCCGGGGGCGTGCTGATCAAGCCGCTGGCGCCCCGCCTCCAGAAAGTGATGGAGGAGTACGCGGCGAAGCCGTACGAGGAGCTGATCCAGCTGATCCGTACCGGCCCGCCCCGTTTCTCACCCTTCCAGCTCAAGCAGATCGACGAGGCGGCCAACACCGTCGAGTTCTACGTCCACACCGAGGACGTGCGCCGCGCCCAGCCCGACTGGACGCCGCGCGAGCTCGACCCGGTCTTCCAGGAGACCCTGTGGTCCCGGCTGGAGCGCACCGCCCGGCTGCTGGGCCGGGGCATCCCCACCGGCCTGGTCCTGCGCCGCCCGGACGGCCGGACGGCCGTGGCGCACCGGGGCACGCCGGTGGTGACGGTGACGGGCGAGCCGTCGGAGCTGCTGCTGTTCGCGTTCGGCCGGCAGGGCACGGCCCGGGTCGAGACGGTCGGCGACCAGGACGCGATCACGAAGCTGTCGGAGACCAAGCAGTTGGGGCTCTGA
- the hisF gene encoding imidazole glycerol phosphate synthase subunit HisF — protein MTLAVRVIPCLDVDGGRVVKGVNFQNLRDAGDPVEMAKVYDSEGADELTFLDITASSGDRETTYDVVRRTAEQVFIPLTVGGGVRTTEDVDKLLRAGADKVGVNTAAIARPDLIREIAERFGRQVLVLSVDARRTPSGSFEVTTHGGRRGTGIDAVEWAHRAAELGAGEILLNSMDADGTKDGYDLEMIAAVRRHVTVPVIASGGAGKLADFPPAVTAGADAVLAASVFHFGDLRIGQVKEALRGAGHPVR, from the coding sequence ATGACCCTGGCGGTCCGAGTCATCCCCTGCCTGGACGTGGACGGCGGCCGGGTGGTCAAGGGCGTCAACTTCCAGAACCTGCGTGACGCCGGCGACCCCGTCGAGATGGCCAAGGTGTACGACTCCGAGGGCGCCGACGAGTTGACGTTCCTGGACATCACCGCGTCCTCGGGCGACCGGGAGACGACGTACGACGTGGTGCGCCGTACCGCCGAGCAGGTGTTCATCCCGCTGACGGTGGGCGGCGGCGTCCGCACCACCGAGGACGTGGACAAGCTGCTGCGGGCGGGCGCGGACAAGGTGGGCGTCAACACAGCCGCGATCGCCCGCCCGGACCTGATCCGGGAGATCGCCGAGCGTTTCGGCCGCCAGGTGCTGGTCCTGTCGGTGGACGCCCGCCGCACTCCCTCCGGGAGCTTCGAGGTGACCACCCACGGCGGCCGCCGGGGCACCGGCATCGACGCGGTGGAGTGGGCGCACCGGGCGGCGGAGCTGGGCGCGGGCGAGATCCTGCTCAACTCGATGGACGCGGACGGCACGAAAGACGGCTACGACCTGGAGATGATCGCGGCCGTCCGCAGGCACGTGACGGTACCGGTGATCGCCTCGGGCGGCGCCGGCAAGCTCGCCGACTTCCCTCCGGCCGTCACAGCGGGCGCGGACGCGGTCCTGGCCGCCTCGGTCTTCCACTTCGGCGATCTGCGCATCGGCCAGGTCAAGGAGGCACTGCGCGGGGCGGGACACCCCGTTCGGTAG
- the priA gene encoding bifunctional 1-(5-phosphoribosyl)-5-((5-phosphoribosylamino)methylideneamino)imidazole-4-carboxamide isomerase/phosphoribosylanthranilate isomerase PriA: MAKLELLPAVDVRDGQAVRLVHGESGTETSYGSPLEAALAWQRAGAEWLHLVDLDAAFGTGDNRELISEVAKAMDIKVELSGGIRDDDTLAAALATGCTRVNLGTAALESPEWVAEVIARHGDRIAVGLDVRGTTLRGRGWTRDGGDLYETLERLDKEGCARYVVTDIAKDGTLQGPNLELLKNVCAATARPVVASGGVSSLDDLRALAGLVPLGVEGAIVGKALYAKAFTLEEALEAVAS; encoded by the coding sequence ATGGCCAAGCTCGAACTCCTCCCCGCCGTCGACGTCCGCGACGGCCAGGCCGTGCGCCTCGTGCACGGCGAGTCCGGCACGGAGACCTCGTACGGCTCTCCACTGGAGGCCGCCCTGGCCTGGCAGCGCGCGGGCGCCGAGTGGTTGCACCTGGTGGACCTGGACGCCGCGTTCGGCACCGGCGACAACCGCGAGCTGATCTCCGAGGTCGCCAAGGCCATGGACATCAAGGTGGAGCTGTCCGGCGGCATCCGCGACGACGACACCCTCGCCGCCGCCCTGGCCACCGGCTGCACCCGCGTGAACCTCGGCACCGCCGCCCTGGAGTCCCCCGAGTGGGTCGCCGAGGTCATCGCCCGGCACGGCGACAGGATCGCGGTCGGCCTGGACGTACGGGGCACCACACTGCGCGGCCGCGGCTGGACCCGCGACGGCGGCGACCTGTACGAGACGCTGGAGCGCCTCGACAAGGAGGGCTGCGCGCGCTACGTCGTCACCGACATCGCCAAGGACGGCACCCTTCAGGGCCCCAACCTGGAGCTGCTGAAGAACGTCTGCGCGGCGACCGCCCGCCCGGTGGTGGCGTCGGGCGGTGTCTCCTCGCTCGACGACCTGCGGGCGCTCGCCGGCCTCGTGCCGCTCGGTGTCGAGGGCGCCATCGTCGGGAAGGCCCTGTATGCGAAGGCGTTCACCCTGGAAGAGGCCTTGGAGGCAGTGGCGTCATGA
- the trpM gene encoding tryptophan biosynthesis modulator TrpM, which translates to MTLPIAEPFRDPYARLARGCRPRGCRAPARRVHGRRVRYVIGDEPGQVNGMRWRRPRARHQR; encoded by the coding sequence ATGACCCTCCCGATCGCCGAACCCTTCCGGGACCCGTACGCCCGCCTCGCGCGCGGCTGCCGGCCCCGTGGCTGCCGCGCGCCCGCACGCCGTGTGCACGGCCGCAGGGTGCGGTACGTCATCGGTGACGAACCGGGCCAGGTCAACGGCATGCGATGGCGTCGCCCGCGTGCGCGCCACCAGCGGTGA